From a single Arthrobacter sp. SLBN-112 genomic region:
- a CDS encoding rhodanese-like domain-containing protein produces MSDFDTVPVHDIPADAVILDVREDYEWVAGHADGALHIPMDQIPARLDELDPDEDIYVICRTGGRSFRAAQWLTGQGYTAINVSGGMDQWLEAGKPLVSDNGLKPLVL; encoded by the coding sequence ATGAGTGACTTCGATACCGTCCCCGTGCATGATATTCCCGCTGATGCGGTGATCCTGGATGTCCGGGAGGACTACGAGTGGGTGGCCGGACATGCTGACGGCGCACTCCACATCCCCATGGACCAGATCCCGGCACGGCTGGACGAGCTCGATCCGGACGAGGACATCTACGTCATCTGCCGCACAGGCGGGCGGTCCTTCCGCGCTGCCCAATGGCTCACTGGCCAGGGGTATACCGCCATCAACGTCTCCGGCGGGATGGATCAGTGGCTGGAAGCCGGCAAGCCTTTGGTCTCGGACAACGGACTAAAGCCGTTGGTGCTTTAG
- the pheA gene encoding prephenate dehydratase, whose protein sequence is MPGTSRTYTFLGPEGTFTEAALLQVPGALQAARIPAPNVNAALGKVRDGAADAAMVPIENSVEGGVTATLDAIATGQELRIIREVLVPISFVLVARPGMRVEDVRRVSTHGHAWAQCRLWMDQNMPHAEYVPGSSTAAAALGLLEEDCHYDAAICAPLVPSTHAGLSVLAEDIGDNPGAVTRFILVSRPAALPLRTGADKTTVVVPLPEDRPGALMEILDQFASRGVNLSRIESRPTGQYLGHYFFSIDADGHAGEARVADALAGLHRISPGTRFLGSYARADKQETPVPAHTSDAAFAAAQSWVESILAAESFAGESGSGASPTA, encoded by the coding sequence GTGCCCGGTACTTCCCGCACCTACACCTTCCTGGGGCCGGAAGGTACCTTTACGGAGGCTGCCCTCCTGCAGGTGCCTGGCGCCCTTCAGGCAGCCAGGATCCCGGCACCCAACGTCAACGCTGCCCTTGGGAAAGTACGTGACGGGGCGGCCGATGCGGCAATGGTCCCCATCGAGAACTCGGTGGAGGGTGGTGTCACTGCCACCCTGGACGCCATTGCCACGGGCCAGGAACTGCGGATCATCCGCGAGGTCCTGGTTCCCATCAGCTTTGTCCTGGTGGCCCGGCCCGGGATGCGGGTTGAGGACGTCCGGCGGGTGTCCACGCACGGCCACGCCTGGGCCCAGTGCAGGTTGTGGATGGACCAGAACATGCCACATGCAGAATACGTTCCCGGCTCGTCAACCGCTGCTGCGGCCCTGGGGCTGCTGGAGGAGGACTGCCATTACGACGCAGCCATCTGCGCGCCACTGGTGCCCAGTACGCATGCGGGGCTGTCGGTGCTGGCGGAGGACATCGGAGACAACCCGGGTGCGGTGACCCGCTTCATCCTGGTCAGCCGGCCCGCCGCCCTTCCGCTCCGCACAGGTGCGGACAAAACCACCGTGGTTGTCCCGCTTCCGGAGGACCGTCCAGGGGCCCTGATGGAGATCCTGGACCAGTTCGCCAGCCGCGGGGTCAACCTCAGCCGGATCGAATCCCGGCCCACCGGGCAGTACCTGGGCCACTACTTCTTCAGCATCGACGCCGACGGCCACGCCGGTGAAGCGAGGGTGGCCGACGCATTGGCGGGCCTGCACCGCATCAGCCCGGGAACCCGCTTCCTGGGCTCATATGCCAGGGCTGACAAGCAGGAGACGCCGGTGCCGGCGCACACCTCGGATGCAGCATTCGCGGCCGCCCAATCGTGGGTTGAGTCCATCCTTGCCGCGGAATCTTTCGCAGGTGAAAGCGGTTCCGGAGCTTCGCCCACAGCGTAG